CAGTTGGATCCTTCTTCTCGACACTCTTGATGACACCAACAGCAACAGTCTGCCTCATGTCCCTCACAGCAAAACGACCAAGGGGTGGGTACTCTGCGAAAGTCTCCACCACCATTGGCTTAGTGGGAACCATTTTCACAATACCAGCATCAGCATTCTTCAAGAACTTAGGGTCCTTCTCGATCTCCTTACCAGACCGCCTATCAATCTTGCTCAGAAGCTCAGAAAACTTAACAGCAATGTGACAGGTGTGGCAGTCCAGCACTGGGCTGTAACCATTTCCGATCTGTGCAGGGTGGTTCATGATGATGACCTGGGCAGTAAAGTTAGCTGCCTCCTTAGCAGGGTCATTCTTTGAGTCTGAAGCCACGTATCCACGCTTGATTTCCTTGATAGAAACATTCTTGACATTGAAACCAACATTGTCACCGGGAAGAGCCTCTGGAAGGGACTCGTGGTGCATCTCAACTGATTTAACTTCAGTAGTCAGTCCAGTAGGACCGAAGGTAACAAGCATACCGGGCTTCAAAACACCAGTTTCAACACGTCCAACCGGTACAGTTCCAATACCTCCAATCTTGTAGACATCCTGGAGTGGAAGACGGAGGGGCTTGTCTGAGGGTCTCTTTGGCTCATTGATCAAGTCAAGGGCCTCAAGGAGGGTTGGTCCCTTGTACCAGTCAAGGTTGGTGGACCTCTCAATCATGTTGTCACCCTCAAACCCAGAAATGGGAACAAATGGGACTTTGACTGGGTTGTAACCAACCCTCTTGAGGTACGACGAGACTTCCTTAACGATTTCATCATACCTAGACTTCGAGTACTTGGGTGTAGTGGCGTCCATCTGTTGTAGGAAAGAAACCAAGAGTCAGAACAGATAATTCCAGAACCAAAGGACATGATTAAGTTGTACTATATTCACACGATTCTAACTAGATTTCACTGGCTATATTTCTCCTTACATTTATAAACCCAAAGACGGTCAAATATAAGTTTGTGAAAAGTGCACAAAATCAATATGGTACATCTAACAAAAAGGCAGGAAGTGTCAACGTAATATAAATGGTAAAATCTTATACCTTGTTACAGCAGCAAATCATTTGCCTGACACCAAGAGTGAAGGCAAGAAGGGCATGCTCACGGGTCTGACCATCCTTGGAAATACCAGCCTCAAAACCTCCATTGATGGAGTCAATAATGAGGATAGCACAATCAGCCTGGGAAGTACCAGTAATCATGTTCTTGATAAAGTCTCTGTGTCCTGGGGCATCAATAACAGTGCAGTAGTACTTGTTGGTCTCAAACTTCCACAACGCAATATCAATGGTAATACCACGCTCACGCTCTGCCTTTAGTTTGTCAAGAACCCAGGCATACTTGAAGGACCTCTTGTTCATCTCAGCAGCTTCCTTCTCGAATCTCTCGATCACACGCTTGTCAATACCACCAAGCTTATAGATCAAATGACCAGTAGTGGTTGACTTACCAGAGTCAACATGGCCAATGACCACCAAGCTGATGTGAATCTTCTCCTTACCCATTATGACTTGTCAATTGTTAAACTGCAATAAGAGAACAATGATTTAGCCAGAATACAAAGATGTCACAAAAATCTAAGAAAAAAGAGGAAAAACATCTACTTCATGATATTAGAACAACTCAGATAAATTTGTAAAGTTAGGTAAATTTAAGAAGTATTTAGGTAAAATTTTACTACCTCCTTGTAACATTTGTTCAATCAACGTAACAATTAATTCCGTATAGACATAGTACATAACAAGCTACACAAGTCACAACCAAGGTCCAAACCATATGCTTAAGCATCAAATAAACTAAATTaactaaataaaaaaatgaattcCAAGATTAAATCACACATACAGCCAATTTCATGATACTTCGCATCCGTAGAAATTTATAACTCAGATAAATTTGTAGTCCTTAATCCTTGTACTCCGTAGTATATTCTATAACTATAAAAGGCCTAAACCATCTATTGCAACAAggccaacaacaacaa
This sequence is a window from Spinacia oleracea cultivar Varoflay chromosome 1, BTI_SOV_V1, whole genome shotgun sequence. Protein-coding genes within it:
- the LOC110803206 gene encoding elongation factor 1-alpha, whose protein sequence is MGKEKIHISLVVIGHVDSGKSTTTGHLIYKLGGIDKRVIERFEKEAAEMNKRSFKYAWVLDKLKAERERGITIDIALWKFETNKYYCTVIDAPGHRDFIKNMITGTSQADCAILIIDSINGGFEAGISKDGQTREHALLAFTLGVRQMICCCNKMDATTPKYSKSRYDEIVKEVSSYLKRVGYNPVKVPFVPISGFEGDNMIERSTNLDWYKGPTLLEALDLINEPKRPSDKPLRLPLQDVYKIGGIGTVPVGRVETGVLKPGMLVTFGPTGLTTEVKSVEMHHESLPEALPGDNVGFNVKNVSIKEIKRGYVASDSKNDPAKEAANFTAQVIIMNHPAQIGNGYSPVLDCHTCHIAVKFSELLSKIDRRSGKEIEKDPKFLKNADAGIVKMVPTKPMVVETFAEYPPLGRFAVRDMRQTVAVGVIKSVEKKDPTGAKVTKAALKKK